From Salvelinus sp. IW2-2015 unplaced genomic scaffold, ASM291031v2 Un_scaffold2670, whole genome shotgun sequence, one genomic window encodes:
- the LOC112074521 gene encoding tyrosine-protein kinase CSK-like, with the protein MDWQWRGLLLSRIWPVARCCCRTGQWRGLCWQDWPVRGFAQDWQVAACLTISDRTTTRVVCCSDCQGAVFCKAWPVARVLQTAQCWCDCTVQIGCLSWQCSSCYVNLNPQLVRAGLSPASVNSALWFHGKITREQAESLLIPPETGLFLVRESTNYPGDYTLCVSCDGKVEHYRIVYKEGQLSIDEDEFFENLMQLVEHYTKDADGLCTKLIKPKLEEGTVAAQDEFSRSGWALNRKELNIQQSIGKGEFGDVKVGDYRGTKVAVKCIKHDATAQAFIAEASVMTQLRHNNLVQLIGVIVEETGSLFIVSEYMAKGSLVDYLRSRGRTVIFGDCLLKFSL; encoded by the exons ATGGACTGGCAGTGGCGCGGTCTGTTGCTCAGCAGGATCTGGCCAGTGGCGCGGTGTTGCTGCAGGACTGGCCAGTGGCGCGGGCTTTGCTGGCAGGACTGGCCAGTGCGCGGGTTTGCTCAGGACTGGCAAGTGGCGGCGTGTTTGACGATCTCGGATAGAACAACGACACGGGTTGTGTGCTGCAGTGACTGCCAGGGCGCGGTGTTCTGCAAGGCCTGGCCAGTGGCGCGTGTGCTGCAGACTGCCCAGTGCTGG TGTGATTGTACAGTGCAGATCGGCTGTTTGTCGTGGCAGTGCAGCTCCTGTTATGTGAATCTAAACCCCCAGTTGGTCCGTGCTGGGCTGAGTCCTGCCTCTGTCAACTCTGCCCT ATGGTTCCATGGTAAGATCACCAGGGAGCAGGCAGAGAGTCTCCTGATCCCCCCAGAGACGGGCCTGTTCCTGGTCAGAGAGAGCACCAACTACCCCGGTGACTACACTCTGTGTGTCAGCTGTGACGGCAAGGTGGAACACTACCGTATCGTCTACAAGGAGGGTCAGCTCAGCATCGACGAGGATGAGTTCTTCGAGAACCTCATGCAGCTGGTGGAG cACTATACCAAAGATGCAGATGGTCTCTGCACCAAACTGATCAAGCCGAAGCTGGAGGAGGGAACTGTAGCAGCCCAGGATGAGTTCTCTAGGAGCGGCTGGGCTCTGAACAGGAAGGAGCTTAACATTCAGCAGTCCATAGGCAAGGGAGAGTTTGGAG ATGTGAAGGTGGGAGACTACAGAGGGACCAAAGTAGCTGTGAAGTGCATCAAGCATGATGCCACGGCTCAGGCCTTCATCGCAGAGGCCTCAGTTATGAC GCAGCTGAGACACAATAACCTGGTTCAGTTGATAGGTGTCATCGTTGAGGAGACGGGAAGCCTGTTTATTGTCAGCGAGTACATGGCCAAG GGCAGTCTAGTGGACTACCTGCGCTCCAGAGGCCGGACAGTGATCTTCGGGGATTGTCTACTCAAGTTCTCACTGTGA